One Pseudomonas sp. MH9.2 DNA segment encodes these proteins:
- a CDS encoding anti-sigma factor, translating to MNDMNCGLCHTLMHGYLDNELETPVQERLTEHLVGCSECTRRLGEMKRLTSAVKAHAPYYRAPVSLIESIRSSLQSPPSSKTNAWKMICNWGAPVLSAAVFSAALFLYAQTPSSDDIWADEAVSSHVRSLMGEHLMDIASSDKHIVKPWFTGKLDFSPPVYDFSAQGFPLLGGRLDYLQHQTAAALSYRHDKHIINTFVVPTTQADSGLQSQSKRGYNIVSWRQNHMRFIIVSDLDKQQLEVLGQLTRKGL from the coding sequence ATGAATGATATGAACTGTGGTCTGTGCCATACGCTGATGCACGGCTATCTGGACAACGAGCTGGAAACGCCAGTGCAGGAACGGCTTACCGAGCATCTGGTGGGCTGCTCCGAATGTACGCGGCGGCTTGGTGAAATGAAACGACTGACAAGCGCCGTAAAGGCACACGCCCCCTACTACAGAGCGCCCGTGTCGCTTATCGAAAGCATACGCTCCAGCCTTCAATCGCCGCCCTCTTCCAAGACAAATGCCTGGAAGATGATATGCAACTGGGGCGCCCCCGTTTTGTCGGCCGCAGTATTTTCGGCAGCACTATTCCTCTATGCACAAACCCCGTCCAGTGACGACATCTGGGCGGATGAAGCCGTCTCAAGCCATGTACGCTCACTCATGGGCGAGCATTTAATGGATATCGCTTCCTCCGACAAACACATCGTCAAACCCTGGTTTACTGGCAAACTTGATTTTTCACCCCCAGTGTATGACTTCTCCGCCCAGGGATTCCCTCTCCTTGGTGGACGCTTGGACTATCTGCAGCATCAGACCGCAGCCGCACTCTCCTACCGCCATGACAAACACATCATCAACACATTTGTTGTCCCGACGACACAAGCAGACAGTGGACTGCAAAGCCAATCAAAACGTGGCTATAACATCGTGTCCTGGCGCCAGAACCACATGCGTTTCATCATCGTCTCCGATCTGGACAAACAACAACTGGAAGTCTTGGGCCAACTGACTCGAAAGGGCCTGTAG
- a CDS encoding flavin monoamine oxidase family protein, producing MNNNRHPADGKKPITIFGPDFPFAFDDWIEHPAGLGSIPAENHGKEVAIVGAGIAGLVAAYELMKLGLKPVVYEASKMGGRLRSQAFEGTEGIIAELGGMRFPVSSTAFYHYVDKLGLESKPFPNPLTPASGSTVIDLEGTTYYAQQLSDLPALFQEVADAWADALEAGSQFADIQQAIRDRDVPRLKELWNTLVPLWDDRTFYDFVATSKAFAKLSFTHREVFGQVGFGTGGWDSDFPNSMLEIFRVVMTNCDDHQHLIVGGVEQVPLGIWRHVPERCAHWPAGTSLSSLHHGAARTGVKRIARADDGRFAVTDNWGDTRHYAAVLTTCQSWLLTTQIECEESLFSQKMWMALDRTRYMQSSKTFVMVDRPFWKDKDPETGRDLMSMTLTDRLTRGTYLFDNGDDKPGVICLSYSWMSDALKMLPQPIEKRVKLALDALKKIYPKVDIAARIIGDPITVSWEADPHFLGAFKGALPGHYRYNQRMYAHFMQQDMPSEQRGIFIAGDDVSWTPAWVEGAVQTSLNAVWGIMNHFGGSTHPENPGPGDVFDEIGPIALAD from the coding sequence ATGAATAATAATCGCCATCCTGCAGACGGTAAAAAACCGATCACTATTTTCGGCCCGGATTTTCCTTTCGCCTTCGACGACTGGATCGAGCATCCGGCCGGATTAGGCAGTATTCCGGCCGAGAACCACGGCAAGGAAGTGGCGATTGTCGGCGCTGGCATCGCAGGCCTGGTCGCTGCCTATGAGCTGATGAAGCTCGGCCTCAAGCCCGTGGTGTACGAGGCCTCGAAGATGGGCGGCCGTTTACGCTCGCAGGCGTTTGAAGGCACTGAAGGAATCATCGCCGAGTTGGGTGGGATGCGTTTCCCGGTGTCGTCCACGGCGTTTTATCACTATGTCGACAAGCTCGGCCTCGAATCAAAACCCTTCCCTAACCCGCTGACCCCCGCGTCCGGCAGCACGGTGATCGACCTGGAAGGCACCACGTATTACGCACAACAATTGTCGGATCTTCCTGCACTGTTTCAGGAAGTAGCCGACGCCTGGGCCGATGCACTGGAAGCCGGCTCGCAATTCGCCGACATCCAGCAAGCCATCCGTGACCGCGATGTGCCGCGCCTGAAAGAGCTGTGGAACACTCTCGTGCCCCTGTGGGATGACCGCACGTTTTACGATTTCGTCGCCACATCCAAAGCCTTCGCCAAACTGTCCTTCACCCACCGCGAAGTGTTTGGCCAAGTGGGCTTCGGTACCGGCGGCTGGGACTCGGACTTCCCCAACTCGATGCTGGAAATTTTCCGCGTCGTCATGACCAACTGCGACGATCACCAACACCTGATCGTCGGCGGTGTAGAACAAGTGCCACTGGGCATCTGGCGCCATGTGCCGGAACGTTGCGCTCATTGGCCAGCAGGCACCAGCCTCTCGTCGTTGCACCACGGAGCAGCGCGTACCGGGGTCAAACGGATTGCTCGCGCTGACGATGGCCGCTTTGCCGTTACCGACAACTGGGGCGACACCCGCCACTACGCAGCGGTGCTGACCACCTGCCAAAGCTGGCTGCTGACCACCCAGATCGAATGCGAAGAGTCGTTGTTCTCGCAGAAGATGTGGATGGCACTCGACCGCACGCGCTACATGCAATCGTCAAAAACATTCGTCATGGTCGACCGCCCGTTCTGGAAGGACAAAGACCCGGAAACCGGTCGCGACCTGATGAGCATGACCCTCACCGACCGACTCACTCGCGGCACGTATCTGTTTGATAACGGCGACGACAAGCCGGGGGTGATTTGCCTGTCCTATTCGTGGATGAGCGACGCGCTGAAGATGCTCCCACAGCCCATCGAAAAGCGGGTGAAGCTGGCCCTGGACGCGCTGAAAAAAATCTATCCGAAGGTGGACATCGCCGCGCGCATTATTGGCGACCCGATCACGGTGTCGTGGGAAGCGGACCCACATTTCCTAGGGGCTTTCAAAGGCGCATTACCGGGACACTACCGCTACAATCAGCGCATGTACGCGCACTTCATGCAGCAGGACATGCCCAGCGAACAACGCGGAATTTTCATCGCCGGGGACGACGTGTCGTGGACACCTGCCTGGGTTGAAGGCGCAGTGCAGACGTCATTGAATGCGGTGTGGGGCATCATGAATCACTTCGGCGGCAGCACCCACCCAGAGAATCCGGGCCCAGGTGATGTCTTCGACGAAATCGGGCCTATCGCGCTCGCTGATTGA
- the cysC gene encoding adenylyl-sulfate kinase, whose protein sequence is MNNNLTAVPHSLTASDRNAHYGHSGAVLWLTGLSASGKSSLSMALEFALTEMGYSCYVLDGDNVRRGLNANLGFSAQDRTENIRRVGEAAGLFADAGLICITAFISPYREDRARARDSIGQMFHEVHVAADLATCEARDPKGLYKKAHAGELLEFTGVSAPYEAPEHPELTLDTGNESIAASLEKLVNYVTGHIPLRKPSRS, encoded by the coding sequence ATGAATAACAACCTGACCGCCGTACCGCACTCGCTGACTGCGTCGGACCGCAACGCGCATTACGGCCATAGCGGCGCGGTATTGTGGCTGACCGGGCTCTCCGCTTCGGGTAAATCCTCTTTGTCCATGGCGCTGGAGTTCGCCCTGACGGAGATGGGGTACTCCTGCTATGTGCTTGACGGTGACAACGTGCGCAGAGGCCTGAATGCCAATCTCGGTTTCAGCGCCCAAGACAGAACCGAGAACATACGGCGAGTGGGGGAGGCTGCGGGCTTGTTTGCCGACGCGGGCTTGATTTGCATCACCGCGTTCATTTCCCCTTACCGAGAGGACCGTGCGCGTGCGCGTGATTCGATCGGGCAGATGTTTCACGAAGTGCATGTCGCAGCCGACCTGGCGACGTGCGAGGCCCGCGACCCCAAAGGGCTGTACAAGAAAGCGCATGCTGGCGAGCTGCTTGAATTCACCGGTGTCAGCGCGCCGTATGAAGCGCCGGAACATCCTGAGCTGACCCTGGACACGGGTAATGAATCGATCGCTGCGAGTCTGGAGAAGCTGGTTAACTACGTGACAGGTCATATCCCCCTCCGTAAACCGTCACGGAGCTGA
- a CDS encoding Lrp/AsnC family transcriptional regulator: MPDSRPPALDEIDRQLIAALQINARESVAMLARHLGIARTTVTSRLARLEKAKVITGYGVRLSQRVVDGGLQAYVGITVQPRSGKEVVRRLSTMAQVQQLCAVSGEFDYVAWLRTDSPEQLDQLLDLIGSVDGVEKTTTSIILSSKIDRGQPI, encoded by the coding sequence TTGCCCGATAGCCGCCCACCCGCCCTTGACGAAATCGACCGCCAATTGATTGCAGCCCTGCAGATCAACGCGCGCGAAAGCGTCGCGATGCTTGCCCGACATTTGGGGATTGCCAGAACGACGGTGACGTCACGCCTAGCCCGCCTGGAAAAAGCCAAGGTCATCACCGGTTATGGTGTGCGCCTGAGTCAACGCGTGGTTGATGGCGGGTTGCAAGCGTATGTCGGCATTACCGTGCAGCCGCGTTCGGGCAAAGAAGTCGTGCGTCGCCTCAGCACCATGGCTCAAGTGCAGCAGCTGTGTGCGGTAAGCGGAGAGTTCGATTACGTGGCGTGGCTGCGCACTGACTCCCCTGAGCAGCTGGATCAGTTGCTGGATTTGATTGGCAGCGTCGATGGGGTGGAGAAGACCACAACCTCGATCATCCTCAGTAGCAAGATTGATCGCGGGCAGCCCATTTAG
- a CDS encoding MFS transporter, whose translation MQGSAALLPAPSPAMKLLARTRAHKKRIVWAASIGNGLVTYDFTVYSFSAVIIGKLFFPSDSALASLLMALLTFGAGFAMRPIGALFIGNLADRKGRKAGLTLSIVLMTLATGMIAFAPTYNSIGVASMLLIVCGRLLQGFAAGGEIGVSSVVLMELAAKGRRCYVVSWRSASQAAAALAGALVGACTTAIMTPEALHQWGWRIPFILGMLIGPVGWYIRRNMENTPMKSPHRSSVKAMLAQHARTLGLGILLMAAPTAGIYLMVYYMPIYLVGTLHMLPMVSLLSACLSSTLIFIGVPLLARVADRQRLRKPIQYATIISSIVLVYPAFFLLTRGIGQVYSLLVIGGYSALVLCGNAATTVMILEAFPRHHRATGVSMIYSLGTTTFGAFCPFIVAWLIGVTGNPMVPAWYLLAALCISLFALVQFPGNQEQLPANHARAL comes from the coding sequence ATGCAAGGCTCCGCTGCTCTTTTACCTGCTCCCTCGCCAGCGATGAAGTTGCTGGCACGTACCCGTGCGCACAAAAAGCGCATCGTGTGGGCGGCTTCCATTGGCAATGGTCTGGTGACCTATGACTTCACTGTTTACAGTTTTTCCGCAGTGATCATTGGCAAGTTGTTCTTCCCTTCTGACAGCGCACTTGCATCGCTACTAATGGCACTGCTCACCTTTGGTGCCGGGTTCGCGATGCGGCCAATTGGCGCGTTGTTTATCGGCAATCTGGCAGACCGCAAAGGACGCAAGGCAGGGCTCACCTTGTCCATCGTGTTGATGACGCTGGCCACCGGCATGATTGCATTTGCGCCGACCTATAACTCCATAGGCGTGGCGTCCATGCTGCTTATTGTTTGTGGTCGGTTGTTACAGGGGTTCGCAGCTGGGGGCGAGATTGGCGTCTCCTCTGTTGTGCTGATGGAGCTGGCCGCCAAGGGACGCCGCTGTTATGTGGTCAGTTGGCGCTCGGCCAGCCAGGCGGCGGCGGCACTGGCGGGTGCGCTGGTCGGGGCGTGCACAACGGCGATAATGACCCCTGAGGCGTTGCATCAATGGGGTTGGCGCATCCCGTTCATTTTGGGAATGCTGATCGGGCCAGTCGGTTGGTATATCCGTCGCAACATGGAAAATACTCCCATGAAAAGCCCTCATCGGTCATCGGTGAAGGCCATGCTGGCGCAGCATGCCCGTACGCTAGGGTTGGGGATACTGTTGATGGCCGCGCCCACGGCGGGTATCTATCTCATGGTGTATTACATGCCTATCTATCTGGTCGGCACGTTACATATGCTACCGATGGTCAGTCTGCTCTCAGCCTGCCTTTCAAGTACGCTGATTTTTATCGGCGTGCCGCTGCTGGCACGCGTCGCCGACAGGCAACGCCTGCGTAAGCCGATCCAGTACGCGACGATCATCAGTAGCATCGTGCTGGTGTATCCGGCTTTCTTTCTATTGACCAGAGGGATCGGACAAGTCTATTCATTACTGGTTATTGGCGGCTATTCGGCCTTGGTACTGTGCGGTAACGCTGCAACCACCGTGATGATATTGGAAGCTTTCCCTCGTCATCATCGGGCGACCGGTGTCTCAATGATCTACAGCTTGGGTACGACAACTTTTGGCGCTTTTTGTCCCTTTATTGTCGCTTGGCTGATTGGCGTAACCGGCAACCCAATGGTGCCCGCGTGGTATTTGTTGGCAGCTTTGTGCATCAGTTTGTTCGCCCTGGTCCAGTTTCCAGGCAACCAGGAACAATTACCGGCCAATCATGCCCGCGCGCTGTAA